One region of Eupeodes corollae chromosome 1, idEupCoro1.1, whole genome shotgun sequence genomic DNA includes:
- the LOC129944076 gene encoding uncharacterized protein LOC129944076, translating into MDGSESGWSSPVVLVRKPGKNSLCLDSRKLNKVTKNDAYPFPHIENLLSRQSETHFISSVDLKDAFWQIPLAESAREKTAFSTPGRPLYHFKVMPFGLCNAAQRLCRLMDTVIPNELKQNIFVYLDDLLIVSGTFEEHVQILRTLAALLRKANVTINLEKSRFCFKELRYLGYIVGGGCIKTDPDKVAAIQEFPTPRTPRQVRRFLGLSGWYRHFVPNFSSLTTPITNTLRKSKTFVFTPEAQQAFEELKVALTTAPVLVNPDFLKPFIILCDALSTGDLSGRLARWSLILQKYSFVIEHRKGSQNVAPDALSRVYAADEIDFTPSDVLHVNLDDPHFKSDEYLKMIKTINNNKERLPDLQVSENVIYKNVRHCTGDPIQDDCVWKLWVPSTLTQSLIRLAHDPTRSSHGGVTKNLYRPRERYYWPNMATEVKSCIAQCVLCKSSKAPNTILRPPIGQSFLVERPFQHVFVDFLGPYPRSKKAYAPQANASERTNRSILAAIRSYVDQAQSNWDRHLVEHGSDYQLLKNPNGLNNSEFQTLPKANKMNIIHSSIQECLAQAHKIYEKTYNTRSKTCKFKVGQVVLKRKCPKFVQAKLK; encoded by the exons ATGGATGGAAGTGAAAGTGGCTGGAGTTCACCTGTAGTTCTCGTGCGTAAGCCTGGAAAAAATAGCTTATGTTTGGACTCCAGGAAACTTAATAAAGTAACCAAGAATGACGCCTATCCATTTCCCCATATAGAGAATCTGTTAAGTCGTCAATCAGAAACACATTTCATAAGTAGTGTTGATTTGAAAGATGCATTCTGGCAGATACCTCTAGCTGAATCGGCAAGGGAAAAGACCGCCTTTAGTACACCTGGTAGACCCTTATATCACTTCAAAGTCATGCCTTTTGGCCTCTGCAATGCGGCACAACGTTTATGCAGGCTGATGGACACGGTGATACCTAATgaattaaagcaaaatatatttgtttatctGGACGATCTACTGATTGTCTCAGGAACGTTTGAGGAACATGTTCAAATACTGCGCACTTTAGCTGCACTTTTGCGTAAAGCAAATGTGACTATAAACCTAGAGAaatcaagattttgttttaaagagctTCGGTATTTAGGTTACATTGTTGGAGGAGGCTGTATTAAAACAGATCCAGACAAAGTAGCGGCCATACAAGAGTTTCCGACACCAAGGACACCTCGACAAGTTCGAAGGTTTCTAGGACTTTCCGGATGGTACAGGCATTTTGTGCCAAAtttttcatccctgacaaccccAATAACCAACACTCTTAGGAAGAGCAAGACCTTTGTCTTTACTCCTGAAGCTCAGCAAGCTTTTGAAGAACTGAAAGTAGCTCTAACGACAGCTCCTGTGTTGGTCAATCCTGATTTTCTAAAACCCTTTATCATTTTATGTGATGCTTTATCTACTGGT GATTTGAGTGGAAGATTAGCGCGGTGGAGTTTGATACTTCAAAAGTATTCCTTTGTGATAGAACATCGGAAAGGTTCACAAAATGTGGCACCCGATGCTCTATCTCGTGTCTATGCTGCGGATGAAATCGACTTCACACCATCTGATGTTCTCCACGTCAATCTTGATGATCCGCATTTTAAGTCAGATGAGTATCTGAAAATGATCAAAAcgataaacaataataaagaacGTCTACCTGACCTCCAAGTTTCAGAAAATGTCATATACAAGAATGTTAGACACTGCACCGGTGACCCCATACAGGATGATTGTGTATGGAAACTGTGGGTACCTTCCACCCTAACTCAAAGTTTAATCAGACTGGCACATGACCCCACGCGATCTTCGCATGGTGGAGTCACAAAAAATTTGTACCGCCCTCGCGAAAGGTATTACTGGCCCAATATGGCGACTGAAGTAAAATCTTGTATTGCCCAATGCGTTTTGTGTAAATCCTCAAAAGCTCCAAACACCATTTTAAGACCACCAATAGGACAATCCTTCCTCGTCGAAAGGCCATTTCAACATGTATTTGTTGACTTTCTCGGTCCTTATCCTAGGTCCAAAAAGG CATACGCACCTCAAGCAAATGCCAGTGAGCGTACTAATCGCTCAATTTTAGCAGCAATACGGTCATACGTTGATCAAGCTCAATCTAATTGGGATAGACATTTG GTAGAACATGGTTCAGATTATCAGCTCCTTAAGAACCCTAATGGATTGAATAATTCGGAATTTCAAACACTTCCAAAAGCCAATAAGATGAACATTATTCATAGCAGTATCCAAGAATGTTTAGCTCAGGCACATAAAATATATGAGAAAACTTATAACACTCGCAGCAAAACCTGCAAATTCAAAGTTGGTCAAGTTGTCCTAAAACGTAAATGTCCTAAGTTCGTACAAGCGAAACTTAAGTGA